A window from Hoeflea sp. IMCC20628 encodes these proteins:
- the nqrC gene encoding NADH:ubiquinone reductase (Na(+)-transporting) subunit C, whose protein sequence is MAKPFAPIRNFFARSNDDLVKIIGMAVLVALVSSAAVSVTSVMLKPYQDANRAAEQQARMDKMLDTLPGMRDLMMETGVDTLETRLVNLDDGSFADSADAASFDLDAAIQDPEASVALDAGVDIAAIKRRANQSPVYLLQKDGDLKLIVLPVYGAGYQSTLRAALAIEADLVTIAALAIIEQGDTPGFGARIEDPEWLAQWPGKKIADETGTIRIELVRGEASTPYEVDGISGATYTSNGVTNLLHFWLGDMGFGPFLTRLRQEGL, encoded by the coding sequence ATGGCTAAACCGTTTGCACCCATTCGCAACTTCTTTGCTCGGTCCAATGATGATCTGGTCAAGATCATCGGCATGGCGGTGCTGGTTGCGCTGGTCTCGTCCGCCGCCGTGTCTGTCACCTCTGTCATGCTCAAGCCCTATCAGGACGCCAACCGCGCCGCCGAACAGCAGGCCCGGATGGACAAGATGCTCGACACCTTGCCGGGCATGCGCGACCTGATGATGGAAACCGGAGTCGATACGCTGGAAACCCGGCTGGTCAATCTTGATGATGGCAGTTTTGCTGATAGTGCAGATGCCGCCAGTTTCGATCTCGATGCGGCGATTCAGGACCCCGAGGCGAGCGTTGCACTCGACGCGGGTGTTGATATTGCCGCGATCAAGCGGCGCGCCAATCAATCGCCCGTCTATCTCCTGCAAAAGGACGGCGATCTCAAGCTGATCGTGCTGCCGGTCTACGGAGCAGGCTATCAATCGACCCTTCGCGCCGCGCTGGCGATCGAAGCGGATCTGGTGACGATTGCGGCGTTAGCGATTATCGAGCAGGGCGATACGCCCGGCTTTGGCGCGCGCATTGAAGACCCGGAATGGCTGGCGCAGTGGCCCGGCAAGAAGATCGCCGATGAAACCGGCACCATCCGCATCGAACTGGTGCGCGGTGAGGCCTCGACGCCCTACGAGGTCGATGGCATTTCCGGCGCCACCTATACCAGCAACGGGGTCACCAATCTTTTGCATTTCTGGCTGGGAGACATGGGGTTTGGCCCGTTTCTGACCCGGCTCAGGCAGGAAGGGCTCTAG
- a CDS encoding NADH:ubiquinone reductase (Na(+)-transporting) subunit D — MSLKHHLTAPLIGNNPITLQILGICSALAVTTTLSTAVTMSVALTVVLMLSNGTISLIRHHIPPSMRLIIQITIVASIVIVIDQFMQAFMYEMSKKLSIFVGLIVTNCLVLGRAEAFAMRNPVFPSVLDGLGNGLGYSLILLIVGALREFLGTGSLMGVAMVTTVADGGWFQPLGLMQLAPSAFFILGLLVWLVRVLRPEQGEQPEFRLQAPEDGRS; from the coding sequence ATGTCGCTCAAACACCATCTCACCGCCCCGCTGATCGGCAACAACCCGATCACCCTGCAGATCTTGGGCATCTGTTCAGCCCTGGCGGTGACGACCACCTTGTCGACCGCGGTGACAATGTCGGTGGCATTGACGGTGGTGCTGATGCTGTCGAACGGGACGATCAGCCTGATACGGCATCACATTCCGCCGTCGATGCGGCTGATCATCCAGATCACCATCGTGGCCTCGATTGTCATCGTCATTGATCAGTTCATGCAGGCGTTCATGTACGAAATGAGCAAGAAGCTGTCGATTTTCGTCGGTCTGATCGTCACCAATTGCCTGGTGCTTGGCCGGGCCGAAGCCTTCGCCATGCGAAACCCGGTGTTCCCGAGTGTGCTGGACGGGCTTGGTAACGGGCTGGGCTACAGCCTGATTCTGCTGATCGTCGGCGCGCTGCGCGAATTTCTGGGAACCGGTTCGCTGATGGGTGTTGCGATGGTCACCACAGTGGCGGATGGCGGCTGGTTTCAGCCGCTCGGCCTGATGCAACTGGCGCCAAGCGCCTTCTTTATCCTCGGACTGCTGGTCTGGCTGGTGCGGGTGCTGCGTCCCGAACAGGGGGAACAGCCTGAATTCCGGTTGCAAGCACCGGAGGATGGCCGGTCATGA
- a CDS encoding polyheme membrane-associated cytochrome C: MPESCATCHSGPGLMDFLGADGTMAGKVDGPAPIESPIDCVTCHNQAATDLEQITLPSGEVATETSSAAICMVCHQGRESSDSVNAAIAGGEDDTVNGDLGFLNVHYRAAAATLMGGSVRGGYQYEGKTYADRFVHVPDFNTCTTCHDPHTTKVVAIDQCVACHKGAETVRDIRITPADIDGDGDVKEGIRAEISTLHEKLGEAILLYAADVTGAPVVYDSHAYPYFFNDLNGNGASDADEAKYPNRYQSWTPRLLRAAYNYQFLAKDPGAYAHNPRYAIQLAYDSLEDLSSKATIDMTGMSRP; this comes from the coding sequence GTGCCGGAAAGTTGCGCCACGTGCCATTCCGGCCCCGGACTGATGGATTTTCTCGGCGCTGACGGCACAATGGCAGGCAAGGTCGACGGGCCAGCACCAATTGAATCGCCCATCGATTGTGTCACCTGTCACAATCAGGCCGCGACCGATCTTGAACAGATCACCTTACCGTCCGGTGAAGTGGCGACAGAGACCAGCTCTGCCGCGATCTGCATGGTCTGCCATCAGGGCCGGGAATCAAGTGACAGCGTCAACGCGGCAATCGCCGGCGGCGAGGATGATACAGTCAATGGCGATCTGGGATTTCTCAACGTGCACTACCGTGCGGCAGCGGCGACCCTGATGGGTGGCTCTGTGCGTGGCGGTTACCAGTATGAGGGAAAAACCTACGCCGACCGGTTTGTCCATGTGCCTGACTTCAACACCTGCACCACATGCCACGATCCACACACCACCAAGGTTGTGGCCATTGATCAATGCGTCGCCTGCCACAAGGGTGCGGAAACCGTGCGCGACATCCGCATCACTCCGGCAGATATTGATGGCGACGGTGACGTCAAAGAGGGTATCCGCGCCGAAATCAGCACCCTGCACGAGAAGCTTGGCGAAGCCATTCTTCTCTACGCCGCAGATGTGACCGGTGCGCCGGTGGTCTATGATTCCCACGCCTACCCCTATTTCTTCAATGATCTGAACGGGAATGGCGCATCCGACGCTGACGAAGCCAAGTATCCCAACCGCTACCAGAGCTGGACGCCGCGCCTGCTGCGCGCCGCCTACAACTACCAGTTCCTGGCCAAGGACCCCGGCGCCTATGCGCACAATCCGCGCTATGCCATTCAGCTGGCCTATGACAGCCTCGAGGACTTGTCGTCCAAGGCCACAATCGACATGACAGGCATGTCGCGTCCTTGA
- a CDS encoding cation:proton antiporter yields MDNSEVLVAIGILFLAGLLLDKVGRIVHVPRVTLLILLGAIIGPPVLDWLPLSFTGSNEFYAPTALTMVAFLLGGTLNPETLKSHGREIMIISLTLVAVSVAVVATGLWLIGLPIGIAVLLGGLSAATDPAATRDVVNQGHAKGRFVTNLLGIVAIDDAWGLLVFSMALTFAGIMTDQDAAIALVHGAREVGGAIVLGLAIGLPAAFLTGRIKPGEPTLIEALGLVFLCSGLALHFGFSFLLTGMVCGATVINFARHHDRPFHEIERIEWPFMLLFFVMAGASLKTGNLAEVGYICVAYFFLRALARLIGGWLGGKLAGLPDAESRMTGLGLMPQAGVAIGMALVASERFPEMGEDLLAVAVASTIAFEIVGPFLTQIAIRRTSTD; encoded by the coding sequence GTGGATAATTCTGAAGTTCTTGTCGCAATCGGCATTCTGTTTCTGGCCGGACTTCTGCTCGACAAGGTCGGCCGGATTGTCCATGTCCCCCGGGTTACGCTGCTTATCCTTTTAGGAGCAATCATTGGTCCGCCAGTGCTCGATTGGCTGCCGCTCAGTTTTACCGGTTCCAACGAATTTTATGCGCCCACCGCCTTGACCATGGTTGCCTTTCTGCTGGGCGGCACCTTGAACCCGGAAACCCTGAAGTCCCATGGGCGCGAGATCATGATCATATCGCTGACGCTGGTCGCCGTCTCCGTCGCCGTGGTGGCGACCGGCCTCTGGCTGATTGGCCTGCCTATCGGGATTGCGGTGCTGCTGGGCGGGCTTTCCGCTGCCACAGATCCCGCCGCCACGCGCGATGTGGTCAATCAGGGCCATGCCAAGGGGAGGTTTGTCACCAATCTTCTCGGCATCGTCGCCATTGATGACGCCTGGGGCCTGTTGGTGTTTTCAATGGCTTTGACATTCGCCGGCATCATGACCGACCAGGATGCCGCGATCGCGCTGGTACATGGTGCTCGCGAGGTCGGCGGCGCCATTGTGCTCGGGCTCGCCATCGGTCTGCCTGCGGCCTTTCTGACCGGGCGGATCAAGCCGGGCGAGCCGACATTGATCGAAGCCCTCGGCCTGGTTTTCCTGTGCTCCGGACTGGCACTGCATTTCGGCTTTTCCTTCCTGCTCACCGGGATGGTATGCGGCGCAACAGTGATCAATTTCGCCCGCCATCATGATCGCCCGTTTCATGAGATTGAACGGATCGAATGGCCGTTCATGCTGCTGTTCTTCGTCATGGCCGGCGCTTCCCTGAAGACAGGCAACCTCGCAGAAGTAGGATATATCTGTGTTGCCTATTTCTTCCTGCGCGCTCTCGCCCGCCTGATCGGCGGATGGCTGGGAGGCAAGCTGGCAGGCCTGCCGGATGCCGAGAGCCGCATGACCGGCCTCGGCCTGATGCCCCAGGCCGGCGTCGCCATCGGCATGGCGCTGGTCGCCAGTGAACGGTTTCCCGAAATGGGAGAGGATCTGCTCGCCGTCGCTGTTGCCAGCACCATCGCCTTTGAAATCGTCGGACCATTCTTGACCCAGATAGCCATTCGCCGCACCAGCACGGACTGA
- a CDS encoding carboxylate-amine ligase, with amino-acid sequence MSYRVPSFTLGVEEEYLLVDCESLDLAAASDALMTECAAELGDQVSPEFLQCQIEVGTGVCRTVSEAGADLARLRSVIASVAGKHCLAPLAVSCHPFADWHKQHFTDKPRYRELERDLGGVARRMLICGMHVHVGIDDDETRIDLMAQFPYFLPHLLALSTSSPYWKGDDTGLNAYRLTVFDNMPRTGLPPRFSSWSEYERSVQIIIDSGLIEDSTKIWWDLRPSGRFPTLESRICDVSPRLDDALAIVALTQSIMHMLWRLRTSNQRWRIYDRFLVGENRWRAQRYGVKNGMIDFARGEVVAFTELLEEIIDMVREDAEALGCWSEVQSTRSIIDRGTSADRQRSVHATAIAGGASTKEAQKEVVRSLIGEFTEGLEKHRNSGAVIGQPA; translated from the coding sequence ATGAGCTACCGTGTGCCCAGCTTCACCCTTGGTGTAGAAGAAGAGTATCTGCTTGTTGATTGCGAAAGCCTCGATCTTGCGGCAGCATCCGACGCCTTGATGACCGAATGCGCCGCAGAGCTTGGAGATCAGGTCAGTCCCGAGTTCCTGCAATGCCAGATCGAAGTCGGCACCGGCGTCTGCAGGACTGTATCCGAAGCTGGTGCCGATCTGGCTCGCCTGCGCTCCGTAATCGCCTCTGTCGCCGGCAAGCATTGTCTGGCGCCACTTGCGGTGTCCTGCCATCCCTTTGCCGATTGGCATAAACAGCACTTCACCGACAAACCGAGATACCGGGAACTCGAGCGTGATCTTGGCGGTGTCGCCCGCCGCATGCTGATCTGCGGCATGCATGTACATGTCGGCATCGACGATGACGAAACCCGCATCGACCTGATGGCCCAGTTTCCCTACTTCCTGCCGCATCTTCTGGCTCTGTCGACCTCGTCGCCCTATTGGAAAGGTGACGACACCGGGCTCAATGCCTACAGGCTGACGGTGTTTGACAATATGCCCAGAACCGGCTTGCCGCCGCGGTTTTCATCCTGGTCTGAATATGAGCGCTCTGTGCAGATCATCATCGACAGCGGTCTGATTGAGGACAGCACCAAAATCTGGTGGGACTTGCGCCCCTCCGGGCGATTTCCGACCCTGGAGTCCCGCATTTGCGATGTCTCGCCGCGACTGGACGATGCACTGGCCATCGTCGCACTGACCCAGTCGATCATGCATATGCTGTGGCGGCTGCGCACCAGCAACCAGCGCTGGCGCATCTATGACCGGTTTCTTGTCGGCGAGAACCGCTGGCGAGCCCAGCGCTATGGCGTGAAAAACGGCATGATCGATTTCGCCAGGGGCGAAGTCGTTGCCTTCACCGAACTGCTCGAAGAGATCATCGACATGGTCCGTGAAGATGCCGAAGCTCTGGGATGCTGGAGCGAGGTTCAGTCAACACGGAGCATAATCGATAGAGGCACCAGCGCCGACAGGCAACGCTCAGTACACGCGACAGCAATTGCTGGCGGTGCCAGCACCAAGGAAGCCCAGAAAGAGGTTGTCAGATCCCTGATCGGGGAATTTACCGAGGGACTTGAGAAACACCGGAACTCCGGGGCCGTCATCGGACAACCTGCCTGA
- a CDS encoding RnfABCDGE type electron transport complex subunit D — protein MTDWLLDPHRMRQHAGWTPARVTLVQMLALAAPIAVKLVEQGTAMAAVLVTALVTSLVWDLAFALIRGRTPSWHSLSTALIITVLIPSTLPLWQVAMAASFGMVFGELVFGGRGYGIVPAAAAAAGFLVFSFSGAELSSSNQAMALATLPGAVLLLAGGLVSWRVLVPVVAVLAVAGFAQGDISGFFETLIAVAFGMVFLIGDPVAAASTNLGRWVYGALAGLLIVVFDTLAGPAVAPAAIVFASLLASLFAPLIDYAAVAVILRRRRQAHG, from the coding sequence ATGACCGATTGGCTGCTTGATCCGCACCGCATGCGCCAGCATGCAGGGTGGACGCCGGCGCGGGTGACGCTCGTGCAAATGCTGGCGCTGGCTGCGCCAATTGCCGTCAAGCTGGTGGAACAAGGAACAGCAATGGCAGCGGTGCTGGTGACAGCCCTGGTGACCAGTCTTGTCTGGGACTTGGCGTTTGCCTTGATCCGCGGTCGGACACCCAGCTGGCATTCGCTGAGCACGGCGTTGATCATCACCGTGCTGATCCCCTCGACACTGCCGCTGTGGCAGGTGGCCATGGCGGCAAGTTTTGGCATGGTATTTGGCGAGCTGGTGTTCGGTGGCCGCGGCTATGGCATCGTGCCGGCGGCAGCCGCGGCGGCGGGCTTCCTTGTGTTTTCATTTTCCGGCGCCGAGCTTTCCAGCAGCAACCAGGCCATGGCGCTGGCGACGCTGCCTGGCGCGGTCTTGTTGCTCGCCGGTGGCCTTGTTTCGTGGCGAGTTCTGGTCCCGGTTGTTGCCGTATTGGCCGTGGCCGGGTTTGCGCAGGGCGACATCAGTGGATTTTTCGAGACCTTGATCGCGGTGGCGTTTGGTATGGTGTTTCTGATTGGTGATCCGGTTGCCGCGGCATCGACAAACCTGGGTCGCTGGGTTTACGGCGCGCTGGCCGGCTTGCTGATTGTGGTGTTTGACACCTTGGCCGGACCGGCTGTGGCGCCGGCGGCGATTGTCTTCGCCTCACTGCTGGCCAGCCTGTTTGCACCGCTGATCGATTACGCCGCAGTTGCGGTGATCCTCCGGCGGCGGAGGCAAGCGCATGGCTAA
- the nqrE gene encoding NADH:ubiquinone reductase (Na(+)-transporting) subunit E, producing MIELLIKSIFQENLALSFFLGMCTFLAVSKRVDTALGLGLAVIVVQAITVPVNYLIFNLLLLEGAWAWAGLPDVDLTFLKLVSFIGVIAAMVQILEMILDRFAPRLYRALGIFLPLITVNCAILGGSLFMVERQYDFAESVTYGIGSGVGWALAIVTFAAIRERLKYSDMPKGVEGLASAFIVTGLMSLGFSAFSLVTP from the coding sequence ATGATCGAACTGCTGATTAAATCCATTTTTCAGGAAAATCTGGCGCTCTCCTTCTTCCTTGGCATGTGCACCTTTCTGGCTGTGTCCAAACGGGTCGACACCGCGCTCGGTCTCGGGCTGGCGGTCATCGTGGTGCAGGCGATCACGGTTCCGGTCAATTATCTGATCTTCAATCTGCTGCTGCTCGAAGGCGCTTGGGCCTGGGCCGGATTGCCGGACGTGGATCTGACCTTCCTCAAGCTCGTCAGTTTCATCGGCGTGATTGCGGCCATGGTGCAGATCCTCGAAATGATCCTCGACCGCTTCGCGCCGCGGCTCTACCGGGCCCTCGGAATCTTCCTGCCGCTGATCACTGTCAATTGCGCCATTCTCGGCGGCAGCCTGTTCATGGTCGAGCGGCAGTATGATTTTGCAGAGTCGGTCACTTACGGGATCGGCAGCGGTGTCGGCTGGGCGCTGGCGATTGTCACCTTCGCCGCCATTCGCGAACGGCTGAAATACAGCGACATGCCCAAAGGGGTCGAGGGGCTCGCCAGCGCCTTTATCGTCACCGGGCTGATGTCACTCGGGTTCTCGGCCTTCTCCCTGGTGACGCCATGA